One genomic window of Gossypium hirsutum isolate 1008001.06 chromosome D11, Gossypium_hirsutum_v2.1, whole genome shotgun sequence includes the following:
- the LOC107925790 gene encoding uncharacterized protein, translating to MIEYLQQLEYLEISECKCIQEIISKENIIKEAFRNRYLICFPRLNTLKLKRLQKLIGFCHDEYNVEFPTLKILKIESCPKLKGFIHNSKSKEIPVDAAFFNNKVAFPNLEKIKITHLKNAKRIWHSKLHTNSFSMLKELTVKECDVLLNIFPPFLLGVFQRLEKLIVIDCASLEEVFQFQVQGLEIEETCGRKSIKRSESHSPPKFEACLQQLERLFIESCGLEEIVSKNDEGSDEQEIWFAFNQLSFLMLWHLPYLTCFYPGIHRTTWSALKKLNMVGCWRIRIFGHEESQIPNSLFLIEKVIPQLEEVSFTGDCIKMISDGQYESDLFCNMKFLRISCYSDVSVVFLISFLRRFYNLESLELCSCSFKELASFENDACEDQDMIITIPKVKKLSLNLVNNIRHLWKQDSPLGQICASLECLEVWNCGNLINLGLDLSFSENLTTLDVFKCHEMLELITSSKARSLACLVTMRIRECERMREVVASDGDETSHEIVFRALKCLELHCLQSLTSFCSSNYALRFPSLEQFTLNQCPRMMNFNQGGLATPKLQKVQLTQTDWRGRWAGDLNATVEQLHQEQVGYHGLKRLKLSEFPKLVDIWSRNPQEMLDFTTLEFLEVCDSNNLRYIFNLSMAFGLGKLRQMEIKRCSNLEQVIKEEGPITMVEEAIIDGSKIISIFPRLQSILVRSCPNITSFYVGSKGLECPSLVEIQVADCSNMTTFISTFAGDEDKKDIIDVEVEKVATFFSDKVVFPNLEKLTISHLRNVKRMWLEKLIVTDCASLEEVFQLQLQIQMLDIEEACIVTSKLRQVELFRLPKLKHVWNKDPNENISFENLREVNVQECWGMHNIMCPMLKRLTTSLPMKSTVSGNVVSQLLPIEKIIPQLEHISLTADDIAMITDGQFAIDLFSHIKVLQITEYIKDSEVVPSHFFQRFSNLQKLKMVGCNFKKFSPYEGDVVEERNVTMLLPRINKLTLQGVDKMTHLWKQGSPFHHICENLETLKVSKCVSLISLSCASSSFQNLTTLYVWNCEEMVELITSSKAQCLEQLVTLKIGECEMMREVIASDGDETSYEIVFRELKRLELHCLQRLTSFCSRNYTLRFPSLEQVTLSQCPRMKNFNQGELTTPKLQKVQLTQTDFRGRWAGDLNATVEQLYQEQVGYRGLKHLKLSEFPELVGIWSRNPQEMLDFTTLEFLEVCDSNNLRYIFNLSMAFSLGQLQQLEIKRCGNLKQVINEEVPITMVKEAIIDSSKITSILPQLRYIIVESCPDMTNFYMGSKGLEYPSLVEIKIVDCSNMTTFVCTFSRDEDEEVIIGDEADNDTVIFSDKVAFPNLEKITISHLRNAKRIWHSKLHNNSFSMLKELTVKKCDVLLNIFPPFLLGVFQRLEKLIVVDCASLEEVFQFQVQGLDTEESDVVASQLREVNLARLPRLKHVWTKYHTGNISFESLQQVCLRDCWNLKTLFPFSIAKGLQQLERLHIENCGLEEIVSKNDEGSDEQEIWFAFNQLSFLMLWHLPYLTCFYPGIHRTTWSALKKLDMAGCWRIKIFGHEESQIPNSLFLIEKIIPQLEHISLTADDIAMITNGQFAIDLFSHIKVLQITEYIKDLEVAPFHFFQRFSNLQELKMVGCNFKEFSPYEGDVVEERNVTMLLPRINKLTLLGVDKMTHLWRQGSPFHHICASLETLEVSECVSVISLSCASSSFQNLTTLDVWNCEEMVELITSSKAQCFEQLCWCKRQ from the exons ATGATTGAATATCTTCAACAGCTCGAATACTTAGAAATAAGTGAATGCAAGTGCATACAGGAGATAATATCAAAAGAGAATATAATCAAAGAAGCATTCAGAAATAGGTATCTAATATGCTTCCCTCGATTAAACACCCTCAAATTGAAAAGACTTCAAAAACTCATCGGATTTTGCCATGATGAGTATAATGTTGAATTCCCAACCTTGAAGATTCTTAAGATAGAAAGCTGTCCAAAATTGAAGGGATTCATCCACAATTCTAAGAGTAAAGAAATCCCTGTAGATGCAGCCTTTTTCAACAATAAG GTTGCTTTTCCTAACTTGGAAAAAATCAAAATCACCCATTTGAAGAACGCAAAGAGAATATGGCACAGCAAACTTCATACAAATTCCTTTTCTATGTTAAAAGAGTTGACTGTTAAGGAATGTGATGTGTTGTTGAACATCTTTCCACCTTTTCTTTTGGGGGTTTTCCAAAGATTGGAGAAATTAATAGTGATTGATTGTGCTTCATTAGAGGAAGTGTTTCAATTCCAAGTACAAGGGTTAGAAATTGAAGAAACATGTGGTAGGAAGTCAATTAAGAGAAGTGAATCTCATTCGCCTCCCAAGTTTGAAGCAT GTCTTCAGCAACTTGAAAGACTTTTTATTGAAAGTTGTGGGCTGGAGGAGATTGTTTCAAAGAATGATGAAGGATCAGACGAACAGGAAATTTGGTTTGCATTTAATCAGTTGTCCTTCCTTATGCTTTGGCATCTACCATACCTAACATGTTTCTACCCAGGAATACATAGAACAACTTGGTCTGcattaaagaaattgaatatggTTGGGTGTTGGAGGATAAGGATATTTGGGCATGAAGAATCCCAAATCCCAAATTCACTTTTCCTTATTGAAAAG GTTATCCCCCAATTGGAGGAGGTTTCATTTACTGGTGATTGTATTAAGATGATAAGTGATGGCCAGTATGAGTCCGACTTATTTTGTAATATGAAATTTCTTCGGATTTCTTGCTATTCTGATGTATCAGTTGTTTTCCTCATTTCTTTTCTTAGAAGGTTTTACAATTTGGAAAGTCTTGAGCTATGTTCTTGCAGTTTCAAAGAGCTAGCTTCTTTCGAAAATGATGCATGTGAAGATCAAGACATGATCATCACGATTCCAAAAGTCAAGAAGTTGAGCTTGAATTTGGTTAACAACATAAGACATCTATGGAAGCAAGACTCCCCGCTTGGCCAAATTTGTGCGAGTCTCGAATGTCTTGAAGTTTGGAATTGTGGCAATTTGATTAATTTAGGATTAGATCTTTCATTTTCTGAAAATCTTACAACTTTAGATGTCTTCAAATGCCATGAGATGTTAGAGCTGATAACATCTTCCAAAGCCCGAAGTTTGGCGTGCCTTGTTACCATGAGGATAAGAGAATGTGAAAGGATGAGAGAAGTAGTTGCAAGCGACGGGGATGAAACATCACATGAGATTGTTTTCAGAGCGCTGAAATGTTTGGAACTTCATTGTTTACAAAGCCTCACGAGTTTTTGTTCAAGTAATTACGCCTTAAGGTTTCCTTCCTTGGAACAATTTACTTTGAACCAGTGTCCTAGAATGATGAACTTCAATCAAGGAGGGCTAGCCACACCAAAGCTGCAAAAAGTGCAGTTAACACAAACAGATTGGAGGGGACGTTGGGCTGGTGACCTTAATGCCACCGTGGAGCAATTACACCAAGAGCAG GTTGGATACCATGGTCTAAAGCGTTTGAAGTTGTCTGAGTTTCCGAAGCTGGTGGACATATGGAGTAGAAATCCTCAAGAAATGTTGGATTTTACAACTCTTGAATTTCTGGAGGTTTGTGATTCCAACAACTTGAGATACATTTTTAACCTCTCAATGGCTTTTGGCTTGGGGAAACTCCGGCAAATGGAAATCAAGAGATGCAGTAATTTAGAACAAGTCATCAAAGAAGAAGGTCCAATTACAATGGTTGAGGAAGCAATAATAGATGGTAGCAAGATCATTAGCATATTCCCTCGTCTACAATCCATTTTAGTGAGGTCTTGTCCAAATATAACAAGCTTTTACGTGGGAAGTAAAGGTCTTGAATGTCCTTCCTTGGTTGAAATTCAGGTAGCTGATTGTTCAAACATGACTACTTTTATTTCTACATTTGCAGGAGATGAAGATAAAAAAGATATAATTGATGTTGAAGTTGAAAAGGTTGCTACATTTTTCTCAGACAAG GTTGTTTTTCCCAACTTGGAGAAACTCACAATCTCCCATTTGAGGAATGTGAAGAGGATGTG GTTGGAGAAATTAATAGTAACTGACTGTGCTTCACTAGAAGAAGTGTTCCAACTCCAACTCCAAATCCAAATGTTAGATATTGAAGAAGCATGCATCGTGACCAGTAAATTAAGACAAGTGGAACTCTTTCGCTTGCCAAAGTTGAAGCATGTATGGAACAAGGATCCCAATgaaaatatttcttttgaaaatcttCGAGAAGTAAATGTCCAAGAATGTTGGG GAATGCACAACATAATGTGCCCTATGTTAAAAAGGTTGACGACATCTTTGCCAATGAAGTCTACGGTGTCTGGGAATGTAGTGTCACAACTGTTGCCCATTGAAAAG ATAATCCCTCAACTGGAACACATTTCTCTTACTGCTGATGACATTGCAATGATCACCGATGGCCAGTTTGCGATTGACTTGTTTTCCCATATTAAAGTTCTTCAAATCACTGAATACATCAAAGATTCAGAAGTTGTTCCGTCCCATTTCTTCCAAAGATTTTCCAATTTACAAAAGCTTAAAATGGTTGGTtgcaattttaaaaagttttctcCCTATGAAGGTGATGTTGTTGAGGAGAGAAACGTGACAATGTTGCTCCCAAGAATTAACAAGTTGACATTGCAAGGCGTTGATAAGATGACACATCTATGGAAGCAAGGCTCTCCCTTCCATCACATTTGTGAAAATCTTGAAACTCTTAAAGTTTCCAAGTGTGTCAGCTTAATTAGTTTATCATGTGCTTCTTCATCTTTCCAAAATCTTACAACTTTGTATGTTTGGAACTGCGAAGAGATGGTAGAGCTAATTACATCTTCGAAAGCCCAATGTTTGGAGCAGCTTGTGACACTGAAGATAGGAGAATGTGAAATGATGAGAGAAGTAATTGCAAGCGACGGGGATGAAACGTCATACGAGATTGTTTTCAGAGAGCTGAAACGTTTGGAGCTTCATTGTTTACAAAGGCTCACGAGCTTTTGTTCAAGGAATTACACATTAAGATTTCCTTCCTTGGAACAAGTTACTTTGAGCCAGTGCCCTCGAATGAAGAACTTCAATCAAGGAGAGCTAACAACACCAAAGCTGCAAAAAGTGCAGTTAACACAAACAGATTTTAGGGGGCGTTGGGCTGGTGACCTTAATGCCACCGTGGAGCAATTATACCAAGAGCAG GTTGGATACCGTGGTCTAAAGCATTTGAAGTTATCAGAGTTTCCGGAGCTAGTAGGCATATGGAGTAGAAATCCTCAAGAAATGTTGGATTTTACAACTCTTGAATTCCTGGAGGTTTGTGATTCCAACAATTTAAGATACATTTTTAACCTCTCAATGGCCTTTAGCCTGGGGCAACTCCAGCAACTGGAAATCAAGAGATGTGGTAATTTGAAACAAGTCATTAATGAAGAGGTTCCAATTACAATGGTTAAGGAAGCAATAATAGATAGTAGCAAGATTACTAGCATATTGCCTCAGCTACGATATATTATAGTGGAGTCTTGTCCAGATATGACAAACTTTTACATGGGAAGTAAAGGTCTTGAATATCCATCCTTGGTTGAAATTAAAATAGTTGATTGTTCAAACATGACTACTTTTGTTTGCACATTTTCAAGAGATGAAGATGAGGAAGTGATAATTGGTGACGAAGCTGATAATGATACTGTAATTTTCTCCGACAAG GTTGCTTTTCCTAACTTGGAGAAAATCACAATCTCCCATTTGAGGAACGCAAAGAGAATATGGCACAGCAAACTTCATAATAATTCCTTTTCTATGCTAAAAGAGTTGACTGTTAAAAAATGTGATGTGTTGTTGAACATCTTTCCACCTTTTCTTTTGGGGGTTTTCCAAAGATTGGAGAAACTAATAGTGGTTGATTGTGCTTCACTAGAAGAAGTGTTTCAATTCCAAGTGCAAGGGTTAGATACTGAAGAATCGGATGTGGTAGCCAGTCAACTAAGAGAAGTGAATCTCGCTCGCCTACCAAGGTTGAAGCATGTTTGGACCAAGTATCACACAGGAAATATTTCATTTGAAAGTCTACAACAAGTATGCCTTCGGGATTGTTGGAACTTGAAAACTTTGTTTCCATTTTCAATTGCCAAAGGTCTTCAGCAACTTGAAAGACTTCATATTGAAAATTGTGGGCTGGAGGAGATTGTTTCAAAGAATGATGAAGGATCAGACGAACAGGAAATTTGGTTTGCATTTAATCAGTTGTCCTTCCTTATGCTTTGGCATCTACCATACCTAACATGTTTCTACCCAGGAATACATAGAACAACATGGTCTGCATTAAAGAAATTAGATATGGCTGGGTGTTGGAGGATTAAGATATTTGGGCATGAAGAATCCCAAATCCCAAATTCACTTTTCCTTATTGAAAAG ATAATCCCTCAACTGGAACACATTTCTCTTACTGCTGATGACATTGCAATGATCACCAATGGCCAGTTTGCGATTGACTTGTTTTCCCATATTAAAGTTCTTCAAATCACTGAATACATCAAAGATTTAGAAGTTGCTCCGTTCCATTTCTTCCAAAGATTTTCCAATTTACAAGAGCTTAAAATGGTTGGTTgcaattttaaagagttttctcCCTATGAAGGTGATGTTGTTGAGGAGAGAAACGTGACAATGTTGCTGCCAAGAATTAACAAGTTGACATTGCTAGGCGTTGATAAGATGACACATCTATGGAGGCAAGGCTCTCCCTTCCATCACATTTGTGCAAGTCTTGAAACTCTTGAAGTTTCCGAGTGTGTCAGCGTAATTAGTTTATCATGTGCTTCTTCATCTTTCCAAAATCTTACAACTTTGGATGTTTGGAACTGCGAAGAGATGGTAGAGCTAATTACATCTTCGAAAGCCCAATGTTTTGAGCAGctttgttggtgcaagaggcaatAA
- the LOC121223525 gene encoding uncharacterized protein, with protein sequence MGFIYEAVDRAKRAIQQNCRYFTEYEKIIDNRWNFMHSDLHSAGYFLNPQFQFGVEHSENVLIETLEGTRSVIERLEPSMDTQVRMVNQLLLFRDKHETFGTPQAQRAWKQMNPAEWWMIYGTCVPELQKLAIKVLSQTTSASNCERNWSTFSYIHTKARNRLKYKKLEKLVFTYYNMRLKMRHQQRMSTDDINASFNPISLDYIFEDVDPLSEWLHEKENPLLDGEMPVCCLWIPLMMKWMLINRNNKFCLIQVLVQLQVRVAMDPMVVV encoded by the exons ATGGGCTTTATTTATGAGGCTGTTGATAGGGCTAAACGAGCAATTCAACAAAATTGTCGATATTTCACAGAGTATGAAAAGATTATTGAcaatagatggaattttatgcATTCCGACTTGCATTCAGCTG gttattttctcaACCCTCAATTTCAATTTGGGGTGGAGCATTCTGAGAATGTATTAATAGAAACATTAGAAGGTACACGATcagtaattgaaagattagaacCTTCTATGGATACTCAAGTCAGAATGGTTAATCAG ttgttattatttagagataaacatgagacattcggtactccacaagcacaaagagcttggaagcaaatgaatccgg cTGAGTGGTGGATGATATATGGCACATGTGTTCCcgaattacaaaaattagcaattaaagtgCTTAGTCAAACAACTTCAGCATCAAATTGCGAACGAAATTGGAGCACATTTAGTTATATTCACACCAAGGCAAGAAATAGGTTAAagtataaaaaacttgaaaaactagTGTTTACCTATTATAATATGAGGCTTAAGATGAGGCATCAACAAAGAATGAGCACTGATGATATAAATGCTAGTTTTAATCCTATCAGCCTTGATTATATCTTTGAAGATGTTGATCCACTATCAGAATGGCTTCATGAGAAAGAGAATCCATTGTTAGATGGTGAAATGCCGGTGTGTTGCCTGTGGATACCTCTGAtgatgaaatggatgttgatCAATCGCAACAACAAATTTTGTCTCATTCAAGTTCTAGTTCAACTCCAAGTCAGAGTGGCGATGGACCCGATGGTGGTGGTTTAA
- the LOC121223300 gene encoding uncharacterized protein, with the protein MNVLKESNIKKIDKKRRKDEFLSQLTEEEDEHEGFIDEVSAIRQETRESIQSQHEWHRREEFRRSTGGWDNIYEEGRSSHGSAREHNRERTSKSIPGESEFTLRGAIPELVRSKSSKQPKVNDSFLKSFRRKIGEAVSKFIIYERLPFQLASSPWLYNLIQVATEVGQGVKLPTPYEVSDVYLESEYQRVHDWVNVLKTHWKELGATLMCDGWTNSLNQMHIINFLVYCSKGTIFWKSVDVSSVRSRDAEFYYRLLDSVVEEIGENYIVQIVTDNEAAMKAAGKKLMLKRQHLYWTSCAAHCLDLCLEDIGKKPSVAKVLDEAKKVTCFIYNHIWTVDLMKKYTQGKQILRPALTRFATHFIQLEEITRQKQGLREMFNSKEFKESKWGKQKSGPAYEAKKIVLGKDFWKKANDLR; encoded by the exons ATGAATGTACTAAAAGAAAGCAACAtaaagaaaatagacaaaaagaggagaaaagatgAATTCTTATCTCAATTAACAGAAGAGGAGGATGAGCATGAGGGATTCATTGATGAGGTTTCTGCTATAAGGCAAGAAACTCGAGAAAGTATCCAATCACAACACGAGTGGCATAGAAGGGAAGAATTCAGACGAAGTACTGGTGGTTGGGATAACATTTATGAAGAAGGGCGATCTTCTCATGGATCAGCTAGAGAACATAATCGAGAAAGAACAAGTAAATCTATTCCAGGTGAGTCTGAGTTTACCTTAAGGGGAGCTATACCTGAATTGGTTAGAAGCAAAAGTTCAAAGCAACCAAAGGTCAATGActcttttttaaagagttttcgaaggaagataggtgaagcggtatctaaatttataatatatgaaagacttccttttcaattagcaagctctccatggttgtataacttaattcaagtggCAACAGAAGTTGGACAAGGTGTAAAGCTCCCAACACCTTATGAGGTTTCAGATGTGTATTTGGAGTCAGAGTATCAACGAGTTCATGATTGGGTAAATGTACTAAAGACTCATTGGAAAGAATTGGGTGCAACTCTAATGTGTGATGGTTGGACCAACAGTTTGAATCAAATGCACATCATTAATTTCCTTGTTTATTGCAGTAAAGGAACCATTTTTTGGAAATCGGTAGATGTCTCAAGTGTCCGTAGTAGAGATGCTGAATTCTACTACCGTTTGTTAGATTCAGTTGTAgaagaaattggagaaaattacatTGTCCAAATAGTGACTGATAATGAGGCAGCAATGAAAGCTGCTGGAAAAAAGTTAATGTTGAAAAGACAACATCTATATTGGACCTCATGTGCAGCTCACTGTTTAGATTTATGCCTTGAAGATATTGGGAAAAAGCCCAGTGTAGCAAAAGTGTTAGATGAGGCAAAGAAAGTGACTTGCTTTATATACAATCACATTTGGACTGTTGATTTGATGAAGAAGTATACACAAGGGAAACAAATACTTCGACCCGCTCTTACTCGATTTGcaactcatttcattcaacttgaagagataacaagacaaaagcaaggtttgagagaaatgtttaattcaaag gaatttaaagaatcaaaatgggGAAAGCAAAAGTCAGGGCCTGCTTATGaagccaaaaaaattgttttgggaaaagatttttggaaaaaagCCAATGACCTC CGATGA